From the Prosthecobacter vanneervenii genome, one window contains:
- a CDS encoding succinate dehydrogenase/fumarate reductase iron-sulfur subunit translates to MSLLNLHLKVWRQNGSQPGHFQDIEAPEIPDHASFLEMMDIVNERLISKGEDPVAFDHDCREGICGMCSMQINGVPHGPEKATTTCQLHMRKFRTGDTIWIEPFRARAFPVLKDLMVDRTAFDRIQQAGGFVTVRTGAPQDANALPIGKEVADAAMDAAECIGCGACVAACKNASAMLFVSAKAGQLNSLPQGQPEKDRRTLGMVRQMDKEGFGNCTNQYECEAACPKGISVRWITKLNRDYALASVKEAFGNTPKVAGGGD, encoded by the coding sequence ATGTCTCTACTCAATCTGCACCTCAAAGTCTGGCGTCAGAATGGCTCGCAGCCAGGCCACTTCCAGGACATTGAAGCCCCGGAAATCCCCGATCACGCCTCTTTCCTGGAGATGATGGACATCGTCAATGAGCGCCTCATCTCCAAAGGAGAAGACCCCGTCGCCTTCGACCACGACTGCCGCGAAGGCATCTGCGGCATGTGCTCCATGCAGATCAATGGCGTCCCCCACGGCCCCGAAAAAGCCACCACCACCTGCCAGCTCCACATGCGCAAATTCCGCACCGGAGACACCATCTGGATCGAGCCCTTCCGCGCCCGCGCCTTCCCCGTCCTGAAGGACCTCATGGTCGACCGCACCGCCTTCGACCGCATCCAGCAGGCCGGCGGCTTCGTCACCGTCCGCACCGGCGCCCCACAGGACGCCAACGCCCTCCCCATCGGCAAGGAAGTCGCAGACGCCGCCATGGACGCCGCCGAATGCATCGGCTGCGGAGCCTGCGTCGCCGCCTGTAAAAACGCCAGCGCAATGCTCTTCGTCTCCGCCAAGGCAGGGCAGCTCAACTCCCTCCCCCAGGGCCAGCCCGAAAAAGACCGCCGCACCCTCGGCATGGTCCGCCAGATGGACAAAGAAGGCTTCGGCAACTGCACCAACCAGTACGAATGCGAAGCCGCCTGCCCCAAAGGCATCAGCGTCCGCTGGATCACCAAGCTCAACCGCGACTACGCCCTCGCCTCCGTCAAAGAAGCCTTCGGCAACACCCCCAAAGTCGCCGGCGGCGGCGACTGA
- a CDS encoding fumarate reductase/succinate dehydrogenase flavoprotein subunit, with protein MPLNSNIPSGPMAMKWSKHKQDSKLINPKNKRKFTVLVVGSGLAGSSAAATLSELGYKVKCFCFQDSARRAHSIAAQGGINAAKNYQNDGDSVHRLFYDTVKGGDFRAREANVHRLAEVSVNIIDQCVAQGVPFAREYGGMLANRSFGGAQVSRTFYARGQTGQQLLLGAYSALNKEIAAGGVQMYTRMEMLDLVTVDGHAKGIITRNLVTGKIEAHAGDAVLLCTGGYGNVFYLSTNAMGCNVTATWRAHRKGAFFANPCYTQIHPTCIPVSGDYQSKLTLMSESLRNDGRVWVPKKKEDCGKAPDQIPEADRDYYLERKYPSFGNLAPRDISSRAAKEACDDGRGVGPGGRGVYLDFAEAIQQFGAKTIAERYGNLFEMYERITGESAYKRPMRIYPAVHYTMGGLWVDYNLMSNLPGLHVLGEANFSDHGANRLGASALMQGLADGYFVIPTTIANYLVGQKPGSVTTDHPEFKKAVEACTAQTKKFLNINGKRSVDSFHRELGLLVWEKCGMARDRAGLTEALKRIPELREEFWQNVKVPGSGDFTNPELEKAGRVADFMEFAELLCLDARHREESCGGHFRTEYQTDDGEAKRDDENFSYAAAWEYTGNLSQPTLNKEPLTFEEVHLAVRSYK; from the coding sequence ATGCCTCTCAATTCCAATATCCCCTCCGGCCCGATGGCCATGAAGTGGTCCAAGCACAAGCAGGACTCCAAGCTCATCAATCCGAAGAACAAGCGCAAGTTCACCGTCCTCGTCGTCGGCAGCGGTCTCGCAGGCTCCTCCGCAGCCGCCACGCTTTCAGAGCTCGGCTACAAGGTAAAGTGCTTCTGCTTCCAGGACAGCGCCCGCCGCGCCCACTCCATCGCAGCCCAGGGCGGCATCAATGCGGCAAAAAACTACCAGAACGACGGCGACAGCGTCCACCGTCTCTTCTACGACACCGTCAAAGGCGGCGACTTCCGCGCCCGTGAGGCCAACGTCCACCGCCTCGCCGAAGTCAGCGTCAACATCATCGACCAGTGCGTCGCCCAGGGCGTTCCCTTCGCCCGTGAATACGGCGGCATGCTCGCCAATCGCTCCTTCGGTGGCGCTCAGGTCAGCCGTACCTTCTACGCCCGCGGCCAGACCGGCCAGCAGCTCCTCCTCGGCGCCTACTCCGCGCTGAATAAGGAGATCGCCGCAGGCGGCGTCCAGATGTACACCCGCATGGAGATGCTCGACCTCGTGACCGTTGACGGCCACGCCAAGGGCATCATCACCCGCAACCTCGTCACCGGCAAAATCGAAGCCCACGCCGGCGACGCCGTCCTCCTCTGCACCGGCGGCTACGGCAACGTCTTCTACCTCTCCACCAACGCCATGGGTTGCAACGTGACCGCCACCTGGCGTGCTCACCGCAAAGGCGCCTTCTTCGCCAACCCCTGCTACACCCAGATCCACCCCACCTGCATCCCCGTTAGCGGCGACTACCAGAGCAAGCTCACGCTCATGTCCGAGTCCCTCCGCAACGACGGCCGCGTCTGGGTCCCCAAAAAGAAGGAAGACTGCGGCAAGGCCCCCGATCAAATCCCCGAGGCCGACCGCGACTACTACCTCGAGCGCAAATACCCCAGCTTCGGCAACCTCGCCCCGCGTGACATCTCCTCCCGCGCTGCCAAGGAAGCCTGCGACGACGGTCGCGGCGTCGGCCCCGGCGGTCGCGGTGTTTACCTCGACTTCGCAGAGGCCATCCAGCAGTTCGGAGCCAAGACCATCGCCGAGCGCTACGGCAACCTCTTCGAAATGTACGAGCGCATCACCGGAGAGAGCGCCTACAAGCGCCCCATGCGCATCTACCCCGCCGTCCACTACACCATGGGCGGCCTCTGGGTGGACTACAATCTGATGAGCAACCTCCCCGGCCTCCACGTCCTCGGAGAGGCCAACTTCTCCGACCACGGCGCCAACCGCCTCGGAGCCTCCGCCCTCATGCAGGGCCTCGCAGACGGCTACTTCGTCATCCCCACCACCATCGCCAACTACCTGGTGGGCCAGAAACCCGGCAGCGTCACCACCGACCACCCCGAGTTCAAGAAAGCCGTCGAAGCCTGCACCGCTCAGACCAAAAAATTCCTCAACATCAACGGCAAGCGCAGCGTGGACAGCTTCCACCGCGAGCTCGGCCTCCTCGTCTGGGAAAAATGCGGCATGGCCCGCGACCGCGCCGGCCTCACCGAAGCCCTCAAGCGCATCCCCGAGCTCCGCGAAGAGTTCTGGCAAAACGTCAAAGTCCCCGGCAGCGGCGACTTCACCAACCCCGAGCTCGAAAAAGCCGGACGCGTCGCCGATTTCATGGAGTTCGCCGAGCTCCTCTGCCTCGACGCCCGCCACCGCGAAGAAAGCTGCGGCGGCCACTTCCGCACCGAATACCAGACCGACGACGGCGAAGCCAAACGCGACGACGAAAACTTCAGCTACGCCGCCGCCTGGGAATACACCGGCAACCTCAGCCAGCCCACCCTCAACAAGGAGCCGCTGACCTTCGAAGAAGTCCACCTTGCCGTCCGCAGCTACAAATAA
- a CDS encoding succinate dehydrogenase cytochrome b subunit: MSAVFDSLSRFYASSIGKKFLVALTGLVLIGFVFGHMIGNLLIFVGKDAINEYGHMLQTALHGGGVWIARLGLLAAVVIHIVATIQLTRANRAARKDAYGQHKAQVSSKSSRTMIWSGLTILAFIVYHLLHFTVHAGNDYGTYHTTLHGETVHDVYRMVIAGFSWAPASIFYIIAMLLLSSHLSHGFSSLFQTLGVSTDKTEPLFKKLGYAFAGLILVGNCSIPIAILFFHYGR; encoded by the coding sequence ATGAGCGCTGTTTTTGACTCCCTCTCTCGATTTTACGCCTCCTCCATCGGCAAAAAGTTCCTCGTCGCCCTCACCGGCCTCGTGCTGATCGGCTTCGTTTTTGGCCACATGATCGGCAACCTGCTGATCTTCGTCGGCAAGGATGCCATCAATGAATACGGCCACATGCTCCAGACCGCCCTGCACGGCGGCGGCGTCTGGATCGCGCGCCTCGGCCTGCTCGCAGCCGTCGTCATTCACATCGTCGCCACCATCCAGCTCACCCGAGCCAACCGCGCCGCCCGCAAAGACGCCTACGGCCAGCACAAGGCCCAGGTCAGCAGCAAGTCCTCCCGCACCATGATCTGGAGCGGCCTCACCATCCTCGCCTTCATCGTCTATCACCTGCTCCACTTCACCGTCCATGCAGGCAACGACTACGGCACCTACCACACCACCCTCCATGGCGAGACCGTCCACGACGTTTACCGCATGGTCATCGCCGGCTTCTCCTGGGCTCCCGCCTCCATCTTCTACATCATCGCCATGCTGCTGCTCTCCAGCCACCTCAGCCACGGCTTCAGCAGCCTCTTCCAGACCCTTGGCGTCTCCACGGACAAAACAGAGCCCCTCTTCAAAAAGCTCGGCTACGCCTTCGCAGGTCTCATCCTCGTCGGCAACTGCTCCATCCCCATCGCGATCCTGTTCTTCCACTACGGCCGTTAA